From Camelus dromedarius isolate mCamDro1 chromosome 12, mCamDro1.pat, whole genome shotgun sequence, the proteins below share one genomic window:
- the LOC105097947 gene encoding olfactory receptor 51J1 has protein sequence MKNSNSSLEFLPTKFILVGIPGLEAEHIWLSIPFCLMYIIIFLGNGTILHVVRTDAALHQPVYLFLAMLALAELGVSAPTLPTVLGVFLSGTTEMSSDACLFQMFPIHSFSIMESAVLLAMSVDRFVAVYSPLRYTAILTLPRIFGTGAIIGLKSIMLMAPLPMLLQHLPFCGHNALSHSYCLHPDLIHLPCGDTSINNIYGLFIVTSTFGLDSLLIVVSYGLILHTVLSITTGERRKKALNTCGSHVCAVLAYYVPMISLSMVHRFGCHVSPLLHSVMANAYLFLPPVVNPIVYSIKTKEIHRGIARMLSEKRARV, from the coding sequence ATGAAAAACTCAAATAGTTCTTTGGAGTTCTTACCTACAAAGTTCATTCTGGTTGGAATCCCAGGGCTGGAGGCAGAACACATCTGGTTATCCATCCCCTTCTGCCTGATGTACATTATCATCTTCCTGGGGAATGGCACCATTCTTCATGTCGTCAGAACAGACGCCGCTCTACACCAGCCCGTGTACCTGTTTCTTGCCATGTTGGCCCTGGCTGAGCTTGGTGTCTCTGCACCCACCCTGCCTACAGTGCTAGGCGTCTTCCTCTCTGGCACGACTGAGATGAGTTCTGACGCATGCCTTTTCCAGATGTTCCCCATCCATTCTTTCTCCATTATGGAGTCAGCTGTGTTGCTGGCCATGTCTGTCGACCGATTTGTAGCTGTCTACAGCCCACTGCGCTATACAGCCATCCTAACTCTGCCCCGCATCTTTGGCACTGGAGCTATTATTGGGCTGAAAAGCATTATGCTCATGGCCCCATTGCCCATGCTTTTACAGCACCTGCCCTTCTGTGGCCATAATGCCCTCTCCCATTCCTATTGTCTCCACCCCGACCTTATCCATCTACCTTGTGGGGACACGTCTATCAACAATATCTATGGACTCTTCATTGTCACCTCCACTTTTGGGCTAGATTCGCTGCTCATTGTGGTCTCTTATGGGCTTATACTCCACACTGTACTGAGTATCACCACTGGGGAAAGACGGAAGAAGGCACTCAACACGTGTGGCTCGCATGTCTGTGCTGTACTTGCTTACTATGTGCCTATGATTAGCTTGTCTATGGTGCACCGCTTTGGATGTCATGTGTCCCCTTTGCTGCATTCAGTGATGGCCAATGCTTACCTCTTCCTCCCACCTGTTGTCAACCCAATTGTGTACAGCATTAAGACCAAGGAAATCCATCGTGGCATTGCCCGAATGCTGTCAGAGAAGAGAGCCAGAGTTTAG
- the LOC105097945 gene encoding olfactory receptor 51I2 yields MKAESNESLDLLSVFLTGIPGLEAQHGWLSIPFFTTYTVAIVGNSLIMAAVQADPALHEPMYLFLSMLAVTEVGVSVSTLPTVMGILWFDTRQIDFDGCLAQMFFIHTFSCMESGVLLAMSYDRFVAIYNPLRYTAILTLPRIISMGLGITVKSVTLMAPLSILLRQLPYCHTNVLSHSYCLHSDLIQLPCADTKLNSILGLAIVLATFGLDSLLIVISYMLILYTVLGIASGEGRWKALNTCVSHIGAVLVYYVPMIGVSVMHCAAKHASPLVHTLMSSIYLFVPPVLNPIIYSVKTKPIRQGIATLFSCERELL; encoded by the coding sequence ATGAAAGCTGAGAGCAATGAAAGTCTTGACCTCTTATCTGTCTTCCTGACTGGCATTCCAGGATTGGAAGCCCAACACGGCTGGCTCTCCATCCCCTTCTTCACCACGTACACTGTGGCCATTGTGGGCAACAGCCTAATCATGGCAGCAGTGCAGGCAGACCCTGCCTTACATGAGCCCATGTACTTGTTTCTCTCCATGTTGGCTGTCACTGAGGTGGGTGTCTCTGTGTCTACACTGCCCACTGTCATGGGCATTCTTTGGTTTGATACCCGCCAGATTGACTTTGATGGCTGCCTGGCCCAGATGTTCTTCATTCACACCTTCTCTTGCATGGAGTCAGGGGTCCTACTGGCCATGAGCTACGATCGCTTTGTAGCCATCTACAACCCACTGCGATATACAGCCATCCTGACCCTGCCCCGTATCATCTCCATGGGTCTGGGCATCACTGTGAAGAGTGTGACTCTCATGGCTCCCCTTTCAATCCTTTTGAGGCAACTGCCCTATTGCCACACTAACGTCCTCTCCCACTCTTACTGCCTCCACTCAGACCTGATCCAGCTGCCTTGTGCTGATACTAAGCTCAATAGCATCCTGGGTTTGGCCATTGTCTTGGCCACTTTTGGGCTGGACTCACTGCTCATTGTGATTTCTTATATGCTGATTCTTTACACAGTGCTGGGCATTGCTTCTGGGGAGGGACGATGGAAGGCCCTCAATACGTGTGTGTCACACATCGGTGCGGTGCTTGTGTACTATGTGCCTATGATTGGTGTGTCTGTGATGCATTGTGCTGCCAAGCATGCCTCACCTCTGGTCCACACACTCATGTCTAGCATCTACCTCTTTGTGCCCCCTGTACTCAACCCCATCATCTACAGCGTCAAGACCAAGCCAATCCGACAGGGAATTGCCACCTTGTTTTCCTGTGAGAGAGAATTACTCTGA
- the LOC105098010 gene encoding olfactory receptor 51I1: protein MLILNGTPFQPATLQLTGIPGMQAGQAWVALVFCILYLISIIGNLTILALVIKESALRQPMYYFLSVLSLNDLGVSFSTLPTVLATFCFNYRRVGFDACLVQMFFIHTFSFMESGILLAMSFDRFVAICDPLRYATMLPNNRIMAMGLCILAKSFTTLFPFPFLVKRLPFCKGNVLHHSFCLHPDLMKVACGDIHVNNIYGLFVVVFTYGIDSTFILLSYVLILRAVLAIASQEQQLKALNTCMSHICAVLAFYVPIIAVSMIHRFWKSAPPVVHVMMSNVYLFVPPMLNPIIYSVKTREIRRGILKAFYKSQSLGRLRTLRELS, encoded by the coding sequence ATGTTGATCCTCAATGGCACCCCCTTCCAGCCAGCCACACTCCAGCTGACAGGCATTCCAGGGATGCAGGCGGGCCAAGCCTGGGTGGCCCTGGTTTTCTGCATCCTCTACCTGATCTCCATCATAGGCAACCTCACCATCCTTGCTCTGGTGATTAAGGAGTCTGCTCTGCGCCAGCCCATGTACTACTTCCTCTCTGTGCTCTCTCTCAATGACCTGGGAGTGTCCTTCTCTACTCTTCCCACTGTGCTCGCTACCTTCTGCTTCAACTATCGTCGTGTTGGCTTTGATGCCTGCTTGGTTCAGATGTTCTTCATCCATACTTTCTCTTTTATGGAATCAGGCATACTACTGGCCATGAGCTTTGATCGTTTTGTGGCTATTTGTGACCCACTACGCTATGCAACCATGCTCCCCAACAACCGCATCATGGCTATGGGCCTGTGCATCCTTGCCAAAAGTTTCAccactctcttccctttcccctttttgGTAAAACGACTGCCCTTCTGCAAGGGCAATGTTTTGCATCACTCGTTCTGCCTCCATCCAGATCTCATGAAAGTGGCATGTGGAGACATTCATGTTAATAACATCTATGGACTCTTCGTGGTCGTTTTCACCTATGGCATAGACTCAACTTTCATCCTGCTTTCCTATGTATTGATCCTGAGAGCTGTGCTGGCCATTGCATCCCAGGAGCAGCAGCTCAAAGCACTCAACACCTGCATGTCACACATCTGTGCTGTGTTGGCTTTTTATGTGCCCATAATTGCTGTCTCCATGATTCACCGCTTCTGGAAAAGTGCCCCACCTGTTGTTCATGTCATGATGTCCAATGTCTACCTGTTTGTACCCCCCATGCTCAACCCCATCATTTACAGTGTGAAAACAAGGGAGATACGCAGAGGGATACTCAAAGCCTTCTATAAATCTCAGAGCTTAGGAAGGCTGCGGACCTTGAGAGAACTATCTTAA
- the LOC105098011 gene encoding olfactory receptor 51Q1 translates to MEILSWNTQILVFSSSVMSDVTTTTQDPFYFILTGIPGFEASHVWISVPFCCLYIISIMGNTTILAVIGTEPSLHQPMYLFLSMLALTDLGLTLTTLPTVMQLLWFDIRQINFEGCFAQFFFLHGFSFMESSVLLAMSFDRYVAICHPLHYATILTSEVIGRIGVAILCRCVLAVLPSLLLLKRLPFCRSHLLSHSYCLHQDMIRLVCADIRVNSWYGFALVLLIIVMDPLLIVLSYTLILKSILGSATWTARLRALNNCLSHILAVLLLYVPMVGVSMTHRFAKQASPLVHVIVANIYVLAPPVMNPIIYSVKTKQIRQGMIHLVFPLNSTSYLLFSSVSYGVLFA, encoded by the exons ATGGAAATCTTATCATGGAACACACAGATTCTGgttttttcttcatctgtcatgTCCGATGTGACTACCACCACCCAAGACCCCTTCTACTTCATCCTCACGGGCATCCCTGGATTTGAGGCCTCCCACGTCTGGATCTCCGTCCCCTTCTGCTGCCTCTACATCATCTCCATCATGGGCAACACCACCATTCTCGCTGTCATTGGCACAGAGCCCTCCCTCCACCAGCCTATGTACCTGTTTCTCTCCATGCTGGCCCTGACTGACCTGGGTCTCACCCTCACCACCCTGCCCACAGTCATGCAGCTCCTCTGGTTTGACATCCGTCAGATCAATTTTGAGGGCTGTTTTGCCCAGTTCTTCTTCCTCCATGGATTCTCTTTCATGGAGTCTTCCGTGCTGCTGGCCATGTCCTttgaccgctatgtggccatctgccaCCCCCTCCACTATGCCACCATCCTCACCAGTGAAGTCATTGGCAGGATTGGGGTTGCCATCCTCTGTCGCTGTGTTCTGGctgttctcccctcccttctcctgctcAAGCGCCTGCCCTTCTGCCGCTCCCACCTCCTGTCTCACTCCTACTGCCTCCACCAGGATATGATTCGTCTGGTCTGTGCTGACATCCGAGTCAACAGCTGGTATGGGTTTGCTCTGGTTTTGCTCATTATTGTGATGGACCCTCTGCTCATTGTGCTCTCCTACACACTCATCCTGAAAAGTATCTTGGGCTCAGCCACCTGGACTGCCAGACTCAGGGCCCTCAACAACTGTCTGTCCCATATTCTGGCTGTTCTGTTGCTCTACGTGCCCATGGTTGGGGTGTCAATGACCCACCGCTTTGCCAAGCAGGCTTCTCCACTGGTTCATGTTATCGTGGCCAATATCTACGTGTTGGCGCCTCCTGTGATGAACCCCATCATTTACAGTGTAAAGACCAAGCAGATCCGCCAGGGAATGATCC ACCTAGTCTTCCCATTAAATAGCACATCTTACCTCCTCTTTTCTTCGGTTTCATATGGA GTTCTCTTTGCTTAG